A stretch of DNA from Rickettsiales bacterium:
CTTTTATCTTCGGTTAAATTAGATAAAACTAAATATCCTATATAGAAGAAAAATAAAATTAACATTGAAGTGAGTCTTGCATCCCACACCCACCAGGTTCCCCAAATTGGTTTCCCCCAGAAAGAACCAGTATATAAAGTTATAAAGCAAAAGACTGTTCCAATAGGCGCTGAAGATTTAGAAATTAAATCAAATACTGGGTTATTCCATACTAAATAAACAAAACTTGCAATTGCCATCAGAGTATAAATTCCTAAACTCATCCATGCAGATGGAACATGAACATACATTATTCTCACATATTCTCCCTGCTGATAATCCACAGGAGATTCAAAGAAACCATAATATATTCCAGCTGTTAGAAACGCTAGCATCGCAATTATGATATATTTCAAATATTTATCGGTAAATTTGCTAATATAAGATGGCAAGAAAATTTTATTTATCATTTAGATTCCATTAACAACTGGTCTCTTAAGATGTAGCATATTTATATAATCTTGTAAAGATAGAGGCTTATGATTATACTTCCATTGAAAATCTAAGTTCTTAAAACTACAAGGAGTTATTTTGAAAGAAAATTTATTATTACTTAATCAAGAGTTGATTAATAAAAAAATAGCTAATTCTAATATTATCATTGAAGTGTTAGAAAATATTGATTCCACCAATACTTATCTTAGAAATAAATTATCACAAGATAAGATAAGAGTTTGTTTTGCTGAAACTCAGTCTGGTGGTAGAGGGAGTAGGAAGAGAAGGTTTTGGTATTCTCCTTTTGGTCAGAATATCTATATGTCTTATAGTAGATCACTTAGGAAAGATTTAAGTGAGCTCAGTGGTTTAAGTCTGGTGGTAAGCATGGCGATGTTAGATGCTATTAAAGAGATTGGCATATCTGATAATATAATGCTTAAATGGCCTAATGATGGAATGTATGAAGGTCATAAACTTATGGGGAATATCATAGAAGCTCAAGTTGGGAATAAAGGAGGGGCATTGGTTATAATAGGCTTAGCTATTAATGTTAATATGTTGGAAGATGAAAATAATAATATTACCCAGAAATGGAGTTCTCTTAGAAAAATTACGGGGAAATATATAGATAGAAATAATTTGGCTGTTGCACTTATTCATAATTTGAATTTCTATCTTGAGCAATTTGAGAAATATGGACTAAGAGACTTTATTCATCAATGGCAGAAAATAGATTCTTTATATAATAAGTCTATCAAACTTAATGATGGTGAATTTTCAGGAATTGCTAAAGGAATAAACGAAGAGGGGAATTTGTTGTTGGAGTTGGGAGGTGGAGAGGTTAAGGCCTTTCCATCAGGCGAGGCCTCAATAGTTAAGTGAGCTCTAATTACTAAACTTTACGCATTCTTGGCAATATGGATACATAACCGATTCATTGTCTTTTTTCCAAGTATTAGATCCATAATGGTTGCCAATGTCTTTGTGGATAATAAAATTTTATCCTTCGTATAATTCTTTATTATTTGTCATGAAAGTATCATTATATTTATCATTAGAATTAGCTTTGTCAAAAAAAAGCAAGTGAAAGAGCAACTATAAGGGATATCTTTTAATCCATCATAAGTTCTGCAATTAAAAATCCAGATACACCTACTAACTTAGATGTAATGTCTGCATCATGAAGTTTGTTATTTATATTATTCATATTCTCACAATAAGTGGTAATATAATACTTTAAATTAGAAGTGCATGTATCTTCTGGTAAATTATTTTCACAAAAGTTGCTTATTAACTCTTGTCCTTGCTCGCTTCTAGGGCTTTCTATGTTACGACAATTATCATCAAGTTTTGAAAGCAAATCCATTGTATTTAAATTTTCATAACTAGACAGCATCTTAGCAAATTCATTGTTTTCTGTAGTTTCTCTATCATTTATATTGCTAAAAGCTAGATTAGTGACTTTCATTGCAGTGTATCCAATGAATGTTGATATGGCGTGTCTAGTATACATTTGATTATCCTTATAAAATAAAATTTAAATATTTATCGCATCAAGAAGTGGCAACATAAGTGTATTAATTTATTAATTATTTGTCAAGGTTTGATTTGCAGATATTAAGGTCATGCTAAATGAGGGTATTTTATTATAGTGCAAAGTTGTATGATAGTATTCAATTGAGTAAAGACTCAAAGCAATAAATCTATACACAGAAGGCGTAGGACTCAGGACAGAGAGGCTGAAGGAGTTTCGACGTCATTGGTTAATTTGTGATTATTTGAATTTACAAAGCAGAGGCTCTCAGTATCCTTATTTAGCGCTGCTTTACTGCATTAATAATCCAGATTTACTTTTTTATAGCTATAATGTAAGATACAATTCTTTAAAGCTAATAATAGTGAGAAAATATGCGTATTGGAATAATGGGTTCTATGCCTGAAGAGGTAGTATATGTTCAAGACAATTTATTTTCTAAAAAGAGTGAAATAATTGGTGATAGAGAGTTTGTATCCGGTAGTTTATATGGGATTGAAACAGTTGTTTCCTTTTCTAGATGGGGAAAAGTTGCAAGCAGTATCACCGCCACCAATTTAATAACTTGCTTTGATGTGGATTGTATAATTTTCACAGGGGTAGCGGGAGCAATTAGTAGTGATTTAAATATTGGGGATATAATAATAGCTAAGGAATTATATCAACATGATGTAGATGCTCAGCCATTTTTTGAAAAGTATCAGATACCACTAACTAAAGATGTATTTTTCCAAACTGATGTAGAGCTAACTCAGAAAGCGTTAACAGCGGCAAATGGATTTGCTAGAAACATTAATTCTTTTATAGATAAAGCAGCCTTAGATAAGTTTAAAATCGTTACACCTAAAGTGTGTTATGGCAAAATAGCTTCAGGTGATCAAGTTATTACTAGTAGCCAAAAGACCAAACAAATAAGAGAAGAAATGCCTGATTTATTAGCAGTGGAAATGGAAGGTGCTGCAGTGGCTCAAGTTTGCAAAGATTATAAGGTGCCTTTTACTGTTATTAGGATAATATCTGATAAAGCTGATCGTAGTGCGGTAATAGATTGTCCAAAATTTATTGACTTAGTGGCAAAAATATATTCACTTGCAATAATTAAAGAGTTCTATGCTTTAATT
This window harbors:
- a CDS encoding heme ABC transporter permease, with product MINKIFLPSYISKFTDKYLKYIIIAMLAFLTAGIYYGFFESPVDYQQGEYVRIMYVHVPSAWMSLGIYTLMAIASFVYLVWNNPVFDLISKSSAPIGTVFCFITLYTGSFWGKPIWGTWWVWDARLTSMLILFFFYIGYLVLSNLTEDKRNNKAPAALAILGIINVPIVKFSVNLWNSLHQPASVFKLSGPSIHISMLIPLMLMFMAFILYFKANLLIILKRKFIEYKITRKDIN
- a CDS encoding biotin--[acetyl-CoA-carboxylase] ligase; translation: MKENLLLLNQELINKKIANSNIIIEVLENIDSTNTYLRNKLSQDKIRVCFAETQSGGRGSRKRRFWYSPFGQNIYMSYSRSLRKDLSELSGLSLVVSMAMLDAIKEIGISDNIMLKWPNDGMYEGHKLMGNIIEAQVGNKGGALVIIGLAINVNMLEDENNNITQKWSSLRKITGKYIDRNNLAVALIHNLNFYLEQFEKYGLRDFIHQWQKIDSLYNKSIKLNDGEFSGIAKGINEEGNLLLELGGGEVKAFPSGEASIVK
- a CDS encoding 5'-methylthioadenosine/adenosylhomocysteine nucleosidase gives rise to the protein MRIGIMGSMPEEVVYVQDNLFSKKSEIIGDREFVSGSLYGIETVVSFSRWGKVASSITATNLITCFDVDCIIFTGVAGAISSDLNIGDIIIAKELYQHDVDAQPFFEKYQIPLTKDVFFQTDVELTQKALTAANGFARNINSFIDKAALDKFKIVTPKVCYGKIASGDQVITSSQKTKQIREEMPDLLAVEMEGAAVAQVCKDYKVPFTVIRIISDKADRSAVIDCPKFIDLVAKIYSLAIIKEFYALIKQK